Below is a genomic region from Pleuronectes platessa chromosome 2, fPlePla1.1, whole genome shotgun sequence.
TAAATGTACAAAACGTTCTGGCCTAGTGGAAAAGGTGCACAATTTAACTAAAAAAAACTCTCTTTCAGGTACCAAAAAAACACCAGGAAATGTGCAGTGACTTCACACtcaattgtttatttaatatgaaTCTATAAATTTGTCATGATAGCTGGCAGAAAACCTGGACGTTGAGAGAAGAGAGCCCCTGGCAGCTGCCGATGAACTGGCCTTATCTGCTCTCTTCAGTCCAATCAGCTccttggacagagagagagaggggggggggcacatacCCACTCTGATGTTAGGCACATACAACATCAGATTTTTAACGCTTTTATGTCGTGGTAATGTGGATATGTTTACTCACTTGGTGCATAGCCTTGTCTGCGCTCTTCAGTTCCAATCAGCTCTTTGGGCACACACACTACAGTCAGTTAGCTGTCTTCCTCTAAGCAGGCTGTTTATGTCAGATTTTGAGCAGTTTAGAAAATAAGCTTCAGCACAAGCTCTATGTGCCATGCTTTTTTCATGCTCTTCTGCTCTCTGGTGAGCATGTCTCCAGTCAGACATTCCAGTAATGAATACACTGTTATCAGAGGGCTTGCTAAAGGCCAAgcatacaaaacaaaataaagcaggaCGTTGATCACAGTATGTCAGCCACTTCCTGCTTGTACCTCCTTTGTTTGTGAAGACCTTTCCTATTGTGTTTGGAGCATCTTGCTTTGGATGGTGGTTCAAAAAAGTTTGCAGTGTAGCACGGTCTGGACGGCAAAAGTAGTCAACATCTGCCTGGCAAATTAAAAGAAGGCCAGTAGGTCTAAACGAGTCACAGAAAGTAAGCGCCAGAATAAAGTAGTCCAACAATAGGCCATGTGATTGAATATCCAGTAGgaataagtaaaacaaaaatgttcttgAAAAATTAGCCAAATATGAGCTATCTAAAAAGATTAAATTGGCTCAACAACAGATAAGGCACATTAACTTTGCCAGTCATCACCAGTCAACCCCAACCCATATTTCCACACACCCATATGACTATATGGCACCAGCCTGGCTATCAGTCCACCCCAACCCCTTTTATTCCCTCCCACCCATAACACACTGGATTATGATAAATGGGGAGACCAGCCTACTTCAGCTTCTTGTTGAAGCCAGACACCTTTTAACTTTCACCAGCTTGTCGATGTCGGGGGATAGTTTCTGAGCAGCGGCTATTTTCATAACTTCATTCAGATGTCCGTGCGTCGTCTCCTCACTCCGCACATCAACACTCGTGTTCTCCCTCCGCTTCCTCATTAACCCCTGAGCCACCAAcaaccagccaatgagagcccgTCATTCCACACAGCCCCACAGCCATTTGTCAAGAACTGTCACATGTCCCACCGCGACCCattcactgaccctctggacatcttagtactttttttttttttttttttaaatcaaatactaAAAAATATTCGACCCTTATCACCCGCGGGCCGGATGTGACATACAGTCGGGCCGGATCCGGCCCGCGGGCCGCCACCCCGGCATCCCTGGTGTAATGCCATAGTAGTGTAATACTACGTGGTAATAAAAACTTTCCAACGACTATTATTACAGCATTCCACCTGTGAACGGCTTGTATCGTGGGGCTATGCTGTGTGCTTGCTTATCCGTCAGGCATGATAGCGTGCAGCATGACTACTCATCTAGCATTTTCATTAGCATATTAGCATAGCCGTTTGTCACATCTATTACGCATCATTTTCATATCGCTGCGGCTGGCTAAATTCAAATCCATCATCTAAACGTATTATCCTTATGTTAAAAGCTGCTTACCTGGTGCACCGGCAGCGGCTCACTCAGTCCATGAGCCTCGGGTTCGGactcatcatctcctcctccctgttcatGGCTAATACTACCGTCACCCCCTTCCACCATCTGTGCTGTCTCCATGGGTGGATCGCTACAGCTAGCCTCCTCGCCCTGTCcactggtgctggtggtgcttgATTCACCTGAGGTGGAGGGGGCTCCCGAAGCACCTCCACTGAACATGTCAGTTATTTTAGCACATTTTCCGGCGTCTGCGGCTAGATTTTTGAGCCTTTTGGCCCTGAGCTTTTCAGCTCCACCTTTACGCTTTGGTTTGTCCATTGCCGTCTACCACTCTCGCGCGCATAGCTAAATACAGGAAGGGGTGGGGCGTAATAATTGGTTCTGTCTCAGATGGCGCACTTGTGCACTTGACTTCAGCAGGCACCGTTTCAATGCGTATGGCGGCGTATTGGTTAGGTTACCCACCGAATAGTGCCGAAGTGACATCTGAGACACAAATttagtaccccccccccccccccacatgcatGGGCCGAGGGCCGTCAACATGACATCGTGGGCCGCCggtcagtttatttatttttaatttaaaaaaaaaaaaaaaaaaaaaacccgggGGCGGCCATCGGCCCTCGAGGGACGTCGGCCCAGCGGGAAAATGCCCGGTATGCCCGATTGCCAGTCCAGCCCTGGTCCTGATGATATATAGAGAAATTTGAAATTAGTAATGAATGTATAATATATAGAGAAATCTGAATTTTTGTGTCGATTAATAATTGAAGCAcgtgaaaacaaataaagcttttttttaatgctccaggaattttctttgtgatttcactgtaaatagaaataaatgagGTCGTCATTTAGTGCTTTAGTTATGTCGGATGATGATTATTgttactttataattttatcacAGATTAGCTGCAGGATTCAAGCCAatgtttgatcatttatataaaacaacattacacacaaacacacacacacacacacacacacacacacacacacacaccaacctgcagtcctcctcctttttaaatATTCCACTTCCAGACAGAGTCAGTGTGCATCCCGTCAGCGTTTCGTCTGCCGGGTTCTTGAAAATCAATACTCCACTGGTTTCTTGTTGCAGTCTGGTCGTACTGGaaacctggaacacacacatttgaacttTTTAACATGTTGTTCGAATGCGCCCGACAGAACCTGCACGTCTGAGATGATTTACAGAAACAGCAAGGTTTTTTGATGCACTGACTGTTAAGGTGAAAGGAGGATCCGTCAGCACAATGTCATTCTCAGCCAGGTAGACTTGCTCCGGCTTGTATTTGTCATTGACCATGGCTGTGACCTTCATGCTGTCACACTCCACCATGAGCTTGTGATAGGCCGAGAACGGGACCAGGATGGGGACGGACAGTTCTGGGGGAGATTCAAAGTTGGTTCACACAAAGAAAAcgtaagagtttttttttaaacacttccAGGATCCAGAAGAAGATTCACCTGTCCCAGGCTGCATggtctcctccttcacctctgaCTGGATGTTCCCGGCCGAGGATCCGTTGTAGCTCATGGCCTGGACGCTGATGTTGATGGACAGCAGCCTGGAGGAAGTGGACTTGCTGTGAAGCAACAGCTTCATGCTCACGTCCTTCCCGTTCATTGGTTTGGACAACTGCAACAAATGAAGTAGGAATAAGACACGGAAGCAGGTTTATGTTCCATCACACATTGGATATGAAAACTTTagctttacagaataaacaacctGGAAAGATTTGCATTAATGTTTATATTGTCTATTAAAAAGCTGATGTTTATTTCCaggttatatatttttattaagatTATAGTTTAAATGTTGACTATCAAGACTTGATTGAAAGTTTTGATAACAGAAGAATTAGTCAGTTTCTAAAGCTCTAGAAAAACTTGCAGTTTCAGTTCacgtatatattttttccagactcatattaggtcactgtgaccttcgaCCTCCGACCTCTATATTTGACCtccaaatttgaataaattgcCTCATGGCATTTCCTGAGCTATCGTATTCACAATAAagggacagaaggacagacaacctgaaaacatcctTCCCAGCTTCTGTGACGTACCTCCTCAAATCGCATGGACACATCGGAGGGCGGAGCAATGACCTCTGGGACGACCTCACCTGCTCCTCCCGAGGTATTGATCACCGCCTCGTTCCCCTCCGTCTCTTCGCCTGCTCCTCCCCTCTGATTCTCTGCTCCTGTGTCATTCTCCATTGCcgtctgggcttaataattatactagactaagcaagactgtttatttgattatgtgtggtgtttataagtttgatatatgctgtgatatTGTAGTTATAAGTCAAATGAAAGTTACTGCTAGTTAGGCTTGCCACAGGCttcctctctgactctctcattATCTGTTTAACATCAACACAGAAACACGCATACCACTTCCcctagttaaaccttcccccgcTATCGGTCGTagagcaacctcagaagaagaaggggggggggggctgctattTTAGGGGCCATTTTAAAAAGAAacgcatcttaatcttaatcttaatcttaatcttaaaagcCCACAGGAAGGTGTGACTCTTTTGGCAAGCCACCATTTTGAGAACCCTCCTagtttacatacacacacacactcacatacacaccttTGTTAGTTAGTACgtaagtaatttgtgtttttattagagctgtgaaaaataacgcgttaacgcgttatgattaaattacaggattaattcgtttttttttttaacgcatttaacgcatgcgcagaaggaccttccaattccgccgcctctgcactagtcgccgctctaatgcagtcagacggcagctgccattaaaacaaacaaacaacatcagagctgccaactctcacgcttccgccgtgtgacacacgcttttgcatgttttcacacgcactcacgccacacatccaatttctcacgccaaaaaaaacctggatctttgaagtgaagcgcatgactaaatctattttaacttgttgacgagacgagacgaaaatgttggtggttgactaagtcacgatcattttttaaaaacatcatcgtatcaggccgtcatgaagtaccaggagcgggcgagtgtgtgtgtgtgtgtgtgtgtgtgccccagatagcgcaccggtcccgaggctccgccccccgccccgcgcactcgctcagagacacaagaccagagctcgttcacgtgaaggagctggtcactgactcaccggctgctcagtggaaacagtgaaaacacagagtttctctggtctcagctgatcagagctcagcgtcttgatcagagcagaagctgcagttggtttctaccgagctgcagtttctgtgtccgcctccagcctgacctgctctcacttttcgtttaaatatttcgccaactaaaatatatatttttaagctattaggctgcagctatatgtttttatttatttaaaaatagggtacttcttatttcatacattttccacaaatacggggaggactcaaataaccctacaaaggtctgtgtttaatttatttcaaagtaggccgacacttgcctgtgtattttcttctcttcataagcgtttggtttttcctttgttgtaacaggtaaaaatatcaatcaaatgtcaacagttttctttattgttgttcgataatttcataaatgcaacaaaccatagtttagtatagtataactttatataaaactttattagctttgttatcaaatatgttttgcggctccagacaaattttattttggggaagagggtccattgtgttgcttaaaaaggctactgtttaagcactttatttgttgcacttttttgtctgatggaaagtgtggtgggaggcgaacataaatcattaactgctcttaagaatacaattatttaaaatataggttaggtttcagttcagaattagttgaaaaccattgtaatcaaaatgtcaatcaacctaccttggtcaaatcttaaacaaaggtctattaattaggctatattgtggtcattgaggcacaacaatagttttctggttgaatgttcagctcaaggctagaaggccctacaagtcatgatcagaggaacatgaatcagaagaagttcaggtattgcacatctttagcataccacccaaaaatccactagaatgcaggaaacaacatctacttaaaccaacatttcctgggggtggaccttcagctatgtctttgcgtcacagaatgtaaccaatgttgtccatctccagtcggccgctcctatcaacgacttcgggccccaaaggccaccagaatgcagcgaacaacatggatacaacgccaaattccaacaattccctgatatttgagccaccaacgtgtgtggctgtgtgcgcggcaaaatgttggtcacccccgacaaaatctcactccaaggttttttgaaaagttggcagctctgcaacatggataattctgatgaacctgaggaccttctggacgggaagctcgtgttccaaaaaaacaaagatcgaacattcagtaaaaccaaggtgatatgcacactctgcgagaagacgttatcgtttcaccgtagcaatacccgcctaaccaccgcaacgcgaagcatgtgttgatcggcgaggggcgttcaagtggaatgcgccaaaccagactcactcgccggacacattgtgcaaaagaagcggtcagctttactgtcagagaatttgaacaagttagtttgcctcaccaactggctaaagaccgagtagctaagagggcctttagaggcattagattgtatcatggtgtggttaatggttgtgtgacaaaaaatatatataaaatgtcaaccatcctatggctaagaagctcaaataatttctgtttaatttaaaaaaaaaagttttattcaaccacacaatggctaaggaacccgaattctgtttaggatgaagattatattaatgttccatatggaaaagcaatgataactgctgaagaattgctgagttgcagcacaaaagaaaagttaaatgtcataaatcttgttttcacaaaaatattccgaaaaaatcggtaatgtgattaatcatgattaatccatagaaacctgtgattaatttgattaaaaattttaatcatttcacagccctagtttttatactttattatgttcataataaatgttttctttcacaaatgttctttcattaatgttgcttaagtgaattttgccaaccgctacactgtcaagaactccataaccttcactgctCATTACATAATCTTTAATAGTTAATATTGGGATTTATAATTGAACTacatctaaatgagactgatcttaatcaataaattgactatcttttcccttcctttgaaggtTGGTGCCCCGAGACAACTTTACCCAACtgaagttatgatttaatataaatattttaaatattaattttttattttattttgataaccaaatttattgaatgcctaaaggcacaccattctatggtatcGCTGTTTAAGGATTATTGCACAACATTtatggtgccccgtgtgaggttaatgtgtttttcatttttggccAACGCTAGAAATAGGTGAATTTGGAATTTTCAGTCAAGTCAAAGGTTTGAATTCAATTCCACTAGTCTGCCACCAGAGTAGACATTCAACGCTATTTACAAACAAGTGCATTGTGGTGAAAATAATTTACtgataaattaaatgtttattaataattaactattAAGAACAACCATTTTAACTCCTCATAGTGTTAACCTAAAATATTGCTTTTGTTGCTTATAATTCTAGTTGAATGTTCTTTGTTGAAATGTTAAGaatttcttttaacatttgaatacCAAAAAAGAATGCGAAAATTCCTGTAACTGTTAAATGCTTTTGAATTGAGACATAGCGTGCCACCGGCCCTATGTAACAGAGCTTGTACCTGGCCGTTACTGCCAAGCATATCAGCCAAAGTTGAATAAGGGAACATGAGAAAGATCCACAGTGTGCTTCCAGCACTGTGAATTTATAGAGCCCATAACTGTTACTGACCTGCATATCAGTTAGTGTTATTAAAAGTTTGGTGAACTGTTTTACCCACCATAGTTTTGATTAGGCTAGTGTACGATAGAATCCACACTACAAGGTGTCTGCCATCGCAACACTAAAACCAACCACACTGTTTTTTGATTTATAAACTTAAATCTAATCCTTAAATTTCAGATCCAACAATGGAGAACCCCTGTAGAACAGTTTGTTTCTCCCCTAGCACCAGGCCTGACCCCTGGCTATCCAGAATTCATCAGCAAGTTGAACTTCAATGAGTGTATTAGAGAAATAGATTCTCTACTTAATGACAGTTGTGCTGCACAAACAGCATCAAAGGGTCCATTGTTGAGATGTATGATTCTAAATTTCCACAGGCAAATCAACCTTGCCTGTCAGAACAAAGCAGCCATCGAACAGGAGGTAAATGCCATAAGAGCAAAAAATGCACTTCTCCTCCAGGAGGTTCAGATTGCTAATAAGAAATCTTTACACTATTTGGATGACCTTCACTCAGCAGAATCAGATCTATTTTCACACAAGGAGGAATTGTTAAAACTTAGATTAGACAGAGGCGATCCAGAGCTTGCTCCTCACGGCCATAAAACACAGTTAACCCCTGTACTGTCAGTCAGTATTAAGTTTCATGCAGTTAAATAGGAAAACTGTTTtgttagcaacagcagcaaactcAAAAACCTAAATTCTGAACACACTTACATACCACTGCCaactttgtaaatatgtttggatCGACTACTTTCATTCCACAATAATGTAGTCCATACCACACATGTTAGGAGGACATTAGCAATTTATTACAGAAACAATGATACAGTCATTCAAATTTTCAGATTTTGAAAATTATGACATCCTTCTGCAGTAAAACCTGGAGGTTTAAAATTGTTAAGCCTAACAGATACGACTGAGTACTACATTGAGTAGGATCCAAAAAAATGACCTT
It encodes:
- the LOC128449564 gene encoding protein-glutamine gamma-glutamyltransferase 5-like gives rise to the protein MENDTGAENQRGGAGEETEGNEAVINTSGGAGEVVPEVIAPPSDVSMRFEELSKPMNGKDVSMKLLLHSKSTSSRLLSINISVQAMSYNGSSAGNIQSEVKEETMQPGTELSVPILVPFSAYHKLMVECDSMKVTAMVNDKYKPEQVYLAENDIVLTDPPFTLTVSSTTRLQQETSGVLIFKNPADETLTGCTLTLSGSGIFKKEEDCRLPDLAP